The Rhea pennata isolate bPtePen1 chromosome 9, bPtePen1.pri, whole genome shotgun sequence genome has a segment encoding these proteins:
- the LOC134144022 gene encoding transcription factor HES-2-like isoform X3 produces the protein MAPSSRPGKGRSPREDEDFLEAKADRKTRKPLVEKKRRARINESLQELRLLLADSEFQAKLENAEVLELTVRRVQAVLESRSRAAPASTPPRPPSCSTTCWSPCPSTRAPSRTSSRTLWPCRAARRWPCPPSPPWAWRCPPRRSRPAPARRPAPTRRRRRPSPARPRRTGWTLPGHAACLPLAFPNPCGDPGNGEAEGNQRRPT, from the exons ATGGCGCCGTCCTCCCGGCCCGGCAAGGGCCGCTCGCCGCGGGAGGACGAGGACTTCTTGGAGGCCAAGGCGGACAGGAAG ACCAGGAAGCCGCTGGTGGAGAAGAAGCGGCGGGCGCGGATTAACGAGAGCCTGCAGgagctgcggctgctgctggcggACAGCGAG TTCCAGGCCAAGCTGGAGAACGCGGAGGTGCTGGAGCTGACGGTGCGGCGCGTGCAGGCCGTGCTGGAGAGCCGCTCGCGGG CTGCCCCGGCATCGACGCCACCACGGCCGCCGAGCTGCTCAACCACCTGCTGGAGTCCATGCCCCTCAACGAGGGCGCCCTCCAGGACCTCGTCGCGGACGCTTTGGCCCTGCCGGGCGGCGAGGCGCTGGCCCTGCCCGCCGAGTCCGCCCTGGGCCTGGCGCTGCCCGCCTCGGCGCTCTCGCCCTGCTCCGGCGAGGAGACCTGCTCCGACTCGGAGGAGACGGAGGCCGAGCCCGGCCAGACCGCGGCGGACGGGCTGGACGCTTCCCGGACACGCGGCGTGCCTTCCTCTAGCTTTTCCAAATCCATGTGGAGACCCTGGTAACGGCGAAGCGGAGGGGAATCAACGCAGACCTACCTAG
- the LOC134144022 gene encoding transcription cofactor HES-6-like isoform X2, producing the protein MAPSSRPGKGRSPREDEDFLEAKADRKTRKPLVEKKRRARINESLQELRLLLADSEFQAKLENAEVLELTVRRVQAVLESRSREGGRLHREASERFAAGYIQCMHEVHTFVSSCPGIDATTAAELLNHLLESMPLNEGALQDLVADALALPGGEALALPAESALGLALPASALSPCSGEETCSDSEETEAEPGQTAADGLDASRTRGVPSSSFSKSMWRPW; encoded by the exons ATGGCGCCGTCCTCCCGGCCCGGCAAGGGCCGCTCGCCGCGGGAGGACGAGGACTTCTTGGAGGCCAAGGCGGACAGGAAG ACCAGGAAGCCGCTGGTGGAGAAGAAGCGGCGGGCGCGGATTAACGAGAGCCTGCAGgagctgcggctgctgctggcggACAGCGAG TTCCAGGCCAAGCTGGAGAACGCGGAGGTGCTGGAGCTGACGGTGCGGCGCGTGCAGGCCGTGCTGGAGAGCCGCTCGCGGG AGGGCGGGCGGCTGCACCGCGAGGCCAGCGAGCGCTTCGCCGCCGGCTACATCCAGTGCATGCACGAGGTGCACACCTTCGTCTCCAGCTGCCCCGGCATCGACGCCACCACGGCCGCCGAGCTGCTCAACCACCTGCTGGAGTCCATGCCCCTCAACGAGGGCGCCCTCCAGGACCTCGTCGCGGACGCTTTGGCCCTGCCGGGCGGCGAGGCGCTGGCCCTGCCCGCCGAGTCCGCCCTGGGCCTGGCGCTGCCCGCCTCGGCGCTCTCGCCCTGCTCCGGCGAGGAGACCTGCTCCGACTCGGAGGAGACGGAGGCCGAGCCCGGCCAGACCGCGGCGGACGGGCTGGACGCTTCCCGGACACGCGGCGTGCCTTCCTCTAGCTTTTCCAAATCCATGTGGAGACCCTGGTAA
- the LOC134144022 gene encoding transcription cofactor HES-6-like isoform X1, translating into MAPSSRPGKGRSPREDEDFLEAKADRKTRKPLVEKKRRARINESLQELRLLLADSEFQAKLENAEVLELTVRRVQAVLESRSRGECRRRGAPRRRGGPARPPAPHGAPLCVSPGAAGAAEGGRLHREASERFAAGYIQCMHEVHTFVSSCPGIDATTAAELLNHLLESMPLNEGALQDLVADALALPGGEALALPAESALGLALPASALSPCSGEETCSDSEETEAEPGQTAADGLDASRTRGVPSSSFSKSMWRPW; encoded by the exons ATGGCGCCGTCCTCCCGGCCCGGCAAGGGCCGCTCGCCGCGGGAGGACGAGGACTTCTTGGAGGCCAAGGCGGACAGGAAG ACCAGGAAGCCGCTGGTGGAGAAGAAGCGGCGGGCGCGGATTAACGAGAGCCTGCAGgagctgcggctgctgctggcggACAGCGAG TTCCAGGCCAAGCTGGAGAACGCGGAGGTGCTGGAGCTGACGGTGCGGCGCGTGCAGGCCGTGCTGGAGAGCCGCTCGCGGGGTGAgtgccggcggcggggcgcgccgcggcggcgcgggggcccggcgcgcccgcccgcccctcACGGCGCTCCCCTCTGTGTCTcccccggggctgcgggcgccgcaGAGGGCGGGCGGCTGCACCGCGAGGCCAGCGAGCGCTTCGCCGCCGGCTACATCCAGTGCATGCACGAGGTGCACACCTTCGTCTCCAGCTGCCCCGGCATCGACGCCACCACGGCCGCCGAGCTGCTCAACCACCTGCTGGAGTCCATGCCCCTCAACGAGGGCGCCCTCCAGGACCTCGTCGCGGACGCTTTGGCCCTGCCGGGCGGCGAGGCGCTGGCCCTGCCCGCCGAGTCCGCCCTGGGCCTGGCGCTGCCCGCCTCGGCGCTCTCGCCCTGCTCCGGCGAGGAGACCTGCTCCGACTCGGAGGAGACGGAGGCCGAGCCCGGCCAGACCGCGGCGGACGGGCTGGACGCTTCCCGGACACGCGGCGTGCCTTCCTCTAGCTTTTCCAAATCCATGTGGAGACCCTGGTAA